The Poseidonibacter antarcticus genome includes a region encoding these proteins:
- a CDS encoding acetylornithine transaminase, whose product MDKTNYLLPLYNRLDISFVKGKKSILYDEKGKDYVDFSSGIGVNSLGYCNKKVIKTIKKQANKILHSSNIYHIKPQKECAKKIVALSTYDMQCFFCNSGAEANESAIKLARKYGNIAFNKTKYKIITIRNSFHGRTITTLKATAQDDKHKYFGPYPDGFVYADNINEAISLIDEDTVAVMIELIQGEGGVFMQDKAQVRELSKILKKNKLLLIVDEVQTGVYRSGNFLMSQHYEITPNIITLAKGLATGIPIGVMMTNLKNIFAKGDHGSTFGGNHLSTSVSNTVLNILEQYKNSGKLESNIKYFNKYIDYFIKKYPSLFLSKTGFGLMLGITLKEKVNLDEIVQLSLNYRILVLNSGTNILRFLPPLNISKKEIKIGFKRFEKIVRKLNIRKQ is encoded by the coding sequence ATGGATAAAACAAATTATTTATTACCATTATATAATAGATTAGACATTTCATTTGTAAAAGGAAAAAAATCAATTTTATATGATGAAAAAGGAAAAGATTATGTAGATTTTTCTTCTGGAATAGGAGTAAATAGTTTAGGTTATTGTAATAAGAAAGTTATTAAAACCATTAAAAAACAAGCAAATAAGATTTTACATTCATCAAATATATATCATATAAAACCACAAAAGGAATGTGCAAAAAAAATTGTTGCATTAAGTACATATGATATGCAATGCTTTTTTTGTAATAGTGGTGCAGAAGCCAATGAAAGTGCTATTAAATTAGCTCGTAAATATGGAAATATAGCTTTTAATAAAACTAAATATAAAATTATAACTATCAGAAATTCTTTTCATGGTAGAACAATAACAACTTTAAAGGCAACGGCACAAGATGATAAACATAAATATTTTGGACCTTATCCTGATGGCTTTGTTTATGCTGATAATATAAATGAAGCAATATCTTTAATAGATGAGGATACTGTTGCTGTAATGATTGAGTTAATTCAAGGAGAAGGCGGTGTCTTTATGCAAGATAAAGCACAAGTGCGAGAATTAAGTAAAATATTAAAAAAGAATAAATTATTACTAATAGTAGATGAAGTTCAAACAGGAGTTTATAGAAGTGGCAATTTTTTAATGTCTCAACATTATGAAATTACTCCCAATATTATAACTTTAGCAAAAGGATTAGCTACAGGAATTCCTATAGGAGTTATGATGACAAACTTAAAGAATATTTTTGCAAAAGGTGATCATGGCTCTACTTTTGGAGGGAATCACCTCTCAACGTCTGTTTCAAATACTGTTCTAAATATATTAGAACAATATAAGAATAGTGGGAAACTTGAATCTAATATCAAATATTTTAACAAATATATAGACTATTTCATAAAAAAATATCCGTCTTTATTCTTATCTAAAACTGGATTTGGTTTAATGCTGGGAATTACATTAAAAGAAAAAGTGAATTTAGATGAAATAGTACAATTATCACTCAATTATCGGATTTTAGTGCTTAACTCAGGTACTAATATTTTAAGATTTTTACCTCCATTGAATATAAGTAAAAAGGAAATAAAAATTGGCTTCAAAAGATTTGAGAAGATTGTAAGAAAATTAAATATAAGAAAGCAATAA
- a CDS encoding SDR family oxidoreductase, with the protein MKELIVITGASSGIGEATAKTFSNLGHPLLLIARRVEKLETLNLPNTICAKVDVTDFEAVKTTIKNAEEKYGKTGCLVNNAGAMLLGSIDTQDLSQWQRMFDLNVMAVLNGMQAVLSDMKERRTGTIINISSIAGKKTFPAHAAYCGTKFAVHGISENVREEVAPFDVRVITIAPGAVETELLSHTTDEEIKAGYEEWKKSMNGVIVPDDIARSIAFVYSQPQNVNIRELVIAATRQEA; encoded by the coding sequence ATGAAAGAATTAATTGTAATAACGGGAGCTAGTTCAGGAATAGGTGAAGCTACAGCAAAAACATTTAGTAACTTAGGTCATCCACTACTTCTTATTGCAAGAAGAGTAGAAAAACTAGAAACTTTAAACTTACCAAATACAATTTGTGCAAAAGTTGATGTTACTGATTTTGAAGCAGTAAAAACTACTATTAAAAATGCAGAAGAAAAATATGGGAAAACTGGATGTTTAGTTAACAATGCAGGTGCAATGTTACTTGGAAGTATAGATACTCAAGATTTATCGCAATGGCAAAGAATGTTTGACTTAAATGTTATGGCCGTTTTAAATGGTATGCAAGCAGTTCTTAGTGATATGAAAGAAAGACGAACAGGAACTATTATAAATATCTCTTCAATAGCAGGTAAAAAAACATTTCCCGCACACGCTGCTTATTGCGGTACAAAGTTTGCTGTACATGGAATCAGCGAAAATGTAAGAGAAGAAGTAGCTCCTTTTGATGTAAGAGTTATCACAATAGCTCCAGGAGCTGTAGAAACTGAACTATTATCTCATACTACAGATGAAGAGATAAAAGCAGGATATGAAGAGTGGAAAAAATCTATGAATGGTGTGATAGTTCCTGATGATATTGCAAGAAGTATTGCCTTTGTTTACTCTCAACCACAAAATGTAAATATAAGAGAACTTGTAATTGCAGCAACTAGACAAGAGGCATAA
- a CDS encoding PLP-dependent aminotransferase family protein gives MLAGTKLPSIRQMAQDYQISKHTVESAYSQLFAEGYIESYPQSGYFVSKDIENYLPLKKTLQHVSPPTTTNFLYNFYPVQLHNDNFPNKLWSRLHNKVMKDMINFGSYPQKQGEYSFRVQISKYLSHNRGVQCNPDQIIICSGFADAMFIIATILKSSTSQLGIEFPGYSVVKQVFKNLNYSIENISINKDGISLEHIEKSKSKLLYVTPSHQYPTGVTIPISNRFKLIQWATKNNAYIIEDDYDSELSYNNRPIPSLQELVITIVLFTQVHFQNLFLLH, from the coding sequence TTGCTTGCTGGAACAAAACTTCCTTCTATTAGACAAATGGCTCAAGATTATCAAATAAGTAAACACACAGTAGAATCAGCTTACAGTCAATTATTTGCAGAAGGATATATCGAAAGTTATCCACAAAGTGGGTATTTTGTGAGTAAAGATATAGAGAATTATTTACCATTAAAAAAAACACTTCAGCATGTTTCCCCACCAACTACTACAAATTTTTTATATAATTTTTATCCTGTGCAATTACATAATGATAATTTTCCTAATAAACTATGGTCTCGATTACATAACAAAGTTATGAAAGATATGATTAATTTTGGGAGTTATCCCCAAAAGCAAGGCGAATATTCTTTTAGAGTACAAATATCAAAATATTTAAGTCACAATAGAGGAGTTCAATGTAATCCTGATCAAATAATCATATGTAGTGGATTTGCAGATGCAATGTTTATTATTGCTACAATATTAAAATCTTCTACTTCACAATTAGGAATTGAATTCCCAGGATATTCAGTAGTAAAGCAAGTATTCAAAAATCTTAATTATTCAATAGAAAATATTTCAATAAATAAAGATGGTATTAGTTTAGAACATATAGAAAAAAGTAAGTCTAAACTTTTATATGTTACCCCTTCCCATCAATATCCAACAGGTGTAACTATTCCTATTTCAAATCGTTTTAAACTTATACAATGGGCTACAAAAAATAATGCATATATTATTGAAGATGATTATGATAGTGAATTAAGTTATAACAATCGGCCAATTCCATCATTACAGGAATTAGTCATAACAATTGTGTTATTTACACAGGTACATTTTCAAAATCTCTTTCTCCTGCATTAA
- a CDS encoding MOSC domain-containing protein, translating into MHHGGENKALFLFSQKTYEQINKQLKTTFEINGVAHFGENIILSAVTENDICIGDIYQLGEARIQITQPRQPCWKLSANTNKKEMTKFIFQSGLTGCYAKVLEEGFITVNDTLILEKRDYPNISIKKLNKLIINPLYDEKIMEEALSCKELGKPFYKSLFQRYKLKDKDDQFTFYHK; encoded by the coding sequence ATTCATCATGGAGGAGAAAATAAAGCACTTTTTTTATTTTCACAGAAAACATATGAGCAAATTAATAAACAACTAAAAACAACTTTTGAGATTAATGGTGTTGCACATTTTGGGGAAAATATAATTCTAAGTGCTGTTACAGAAAATGATATTTGTATAGGAGATATTTATCAACTAGGAGAAGCAAGAATACAAATCACTCAACCAAGGCAACCTTGTTGGAAATTAAGTGCTAATACAAATAAAAAAGAGATGACAAAATTTATTTTTCAAAGTGGCCTAACAGGTTGCTATGCAAAAGTTTTAGAGGAAGGCTTTATTACTGTAAATGATACTCTTATTTTAGAAAAAAGAGACTATCCAAATATCAGTATTAAAAAATTGAATAAACTTATAATAAATCCATTATATGATGAAAAAATTATGGAAGAAGCTTTAAGTTGTAAAGAATTAGGAAAGCCTTTTTATAAATCTCTCTTTCAACGATATAAATTAAAAGATAAAGATGATCAATTCACCTTCTATCACAAGTAA